The DNA segment TTCTTTATTCAATAAATGGTAAGTTAATGTTGCAAAGACCTTTCTTTTATTAAAAAATCATTTACCCTCATAAGCATAAATCTATTTACACGAAATTCTACTTAACACTATGAAAAAATCTTTATTAGCACTTACTTTAATTACGGCGATTACTGGCTGTACTACAGCAACAGATGAAACAAAAAAAAACACAACTGAAGTAGTCGCTTCCGAGCAACAAGAGTCAGCAAAGCTTGCAACATTATTTGATAATTATTTCAACGCGAGTATTGCTTTGTCACCAATATCGGGTACTTATGTTGGATTAAATGAATACAATAATAAATTCAGTGTTCCTATATCAGCCGAAAGTCTTAAAAATGAACTTGAACACGAACAGACGTATTTGAAACAAATTGAAGCCATTGATAAATCTAAGCTCGAAGGCCAAGATCTATTAAGTTATGAAATATTTTTGCGCGATAGAAAGTTAGCGATAAAAAGCTCAGAATTTAATAGTCACTTTATGCCTTTAAACCAAATGTATGGCATACATAACTCTTTTGCGACGTTAGGCTCTGGTAAAAGTGCCCAGCCGTTTAATACCGTAAAGGATTACCAAAACTTTGTTGAGCGTAGCCACGGTTTTGCTCTATATATGGATAGCGTAACTGCATCTATGCGTGAAGGCGTTAAAAATGGCTATGTTTTACCTAAAGCCATTATAGAAAAAATATTACCGCAATTATCTGTGCATATTGTGAAAGAAGCAAAAGACAGTGTGTTTTATGGTCCGGTAACCATGCTTGCTAAGAATGAACAAATTAGTTCTGCAGATAAAACCAAAATAACAGCCCAATACGAAACTCTTATATTAGAAACGTTATCTCCTGTATACGCAAAGTTCCATGATTTCATCTTAAACGAATACTTGCCGCATGGCCGTGCAACTGTTGGTTTATCAGAATTACCTAACGGTAAAGCATGGTATGAATATCAAATAGAGAAGAACACCACATTACCTTTATCTGCAGAAGAGATTCATAAATTTGGTCAACAAGAAGTTGCAAGAATTTTAGCTGAAATGAAACAGGTGAAACAACAAGTTGGCTTTACAGGCGATTTAAAAGCCTTCTTCAAGTTTTTACAAGAAGACCCACAGTTTTATTGGCAAAACGAAGCCGAAGTTGTGAAAGCTTATACCGATGTTAAAAATGATATTAACTCGCGTTTACCAGCGTTATTTGAAGTGTTTCCTCGTGCAGATTACGAAGTAAGAGCGGTTGAAGCGTTTAGGGCTGCATCAAGTGCAGGTGCCAGTTATCAAAGTCCAGCTCCTGATGGATCTCGCCCAGGTATTTTTTATATCAATACTCATAACTTAAAAGCACAGCCGAAATTTATTCTTGAAACATTAAGTATTCATGAAGCATCGCCTGGCCACCATTTTCAAATCAGTATTCAGCAAGAAGTGCAGAGTTTACCAATGTTCAGAAAGTTTGGTGGTTACACAGTATTTGCAGAAGGGTGGGCACTGTACGCTGAAAGTTTAGGTAAAGAAATGGGCATGTTTACTGACCCTTATCAATGGTATGGACGTCTTTCTGATGAACAGCTTAGAGCGATGCGCTTGGTAGTAGATACAGGTTTACACGCCTTTGGTTGGACTCGTGAACAAGCCATTCAATTTATGGTCGATAATTCATCTTTAGCGTTAAGTGACATTACAGCAGAAGTTGAGCGTTACATTTCTATTCCTGGACAAGCATTAGCCTATAAAACAGGGCAACGCGCGATACGTGAAATGCGCACCAACGCTGAAAAACAGTTAGGTGATAAATTTGATATTAAAAAATTCCACACCCAAGTGTTAACCGATGGTGCTTTGCCGATGCCAATTTTGGCTAGAAAAATTCAATCATGGGTAGATAGCCAGTTGTAGTATTTTTTATTGCCTAAGATCTAAATACTAAGCCAGTCTTTAACGTTCCTGTTAGATTGGCATTACCTCATCCTTGAAGTAAAAATGGCGAATTATTTCGCCATTTTGTTAGTTATTCCCACATATTTACAAAATAATACAATCTTTCTCAGCTATTACCTTATTTTTTATTCCCTAAGGCTTAACTCATCGGTATATTAGAAAGTAAGCGCTGAGTAAGTAATTAAAATGCTTACCAATAATAAAAATACTATGGATTAGTTATGCACAAACTCCTTCGATTATCTTATTTACCAAGCTTAATTCTATTAACTGCTTGTGGCAGTGGTAGCGGTGGTAGTGATGATGATGATAAAGAACCAACAACTCATCAATTCACCTTACAATCACTTATAAAAAATTCATGTGGTCAGGCAACCCCCTACTCCGATGCTCAGGTATTTTTACAAGATGAGAATTGGCAAGTACTAAGCGAACATCAAATAAATGATGAAGGCCTCGTTGAAATCACCACGACTAACGATAAAATAAACTTTACCGTATTAGCCGCGTTTAAAGGCGATAATAATATCGAGTCTTATCAGGCGATGTCTTATCATCAAGTTGATAGTGACGTAAAGGCGACTTACTATGCAACGCATTCGGATAAATTAGATAACTCAACTTGTGAGTGCATTACTCAAGATGTAGTGTTATCACACATCAACTCAAACAATGTTCAAAACGCACTAAGCTCAGCTACGTTTGAAGGCTATGAGTTGATTGACGGCAGTACAACAACATTTAAACAAGTAGAATCATGTCGAATTAGTGGCCAAGAATGGCCTGAACACTCATTTGCAGTTTATGATTCTGAAGAAGGATTTGTTGGCTTTCATCAGGACTTTACCACCACCGAAAACGGTACTTGGGAAGTTTTTGACGATGGCAACGGTATCTCGGTTAGTTTTAATCGCAAAGATATGAATATGACCACTTCGCAAATATTTAACCACACTAGACACTTTGCTAAAACAGTCGTGGCCGAATCAAATGAAACAATTATTTTTGAAAATCATAAGTTCACGGGTAACGCAGTATACAGTGCCAGTGCCGACTTTATTTTTAAAGAAGAATCTTCACCATTTGGCTCTGTTGGTTTAAAAAGTAGAGAAACCGTTTTTAGTCCCGATTACAATGATTCACTCGCGGTTAAGCCAAGCGAAGATGATGAAAATATTGACTATATAACCTGGGGTGAAATCGAAGCATCAGGCGCTTATGATTACTCGCATGTAAGTAAGCATAAAATGGCAGTGATCAGTTATGTGTTTGATGCAAAGAATCCTGACACGCAATTAGATATGCCAGTATTATGGACTTCTTTTGGCCCAATTGAAGGTCAACTTCCGATGAATACTTTATTACCTGGCTTTGAAGATATTATTAACGGTGATACAGGCATCGATGTTACTCAGGTTAACTTATTAAGACATCATAGTTTTGACAACTATCAAGAATACATAAATTATTACACCAAACTTGGTCATGCTGATGTTAATCAACAAATGGATATCACAGACGATACTGTGCACCAATATTTTGTTGAATTAGTTAAGTAAAATAAAGGATTTGGAAAAATAAAGGGGTCAGTGATAATTTTATTCTGAATAAAATTATCACTGACCCCTTTTTAGTTGTTAAACCTATTAATTGTTACGGGTTAAAGAAGGTAAATGCTGCTTCAAACGCATTTTGTTGAAATTGCTTTAAACCGGTATCTCTAAAGTCGATACTTACTTGTGCTTTGTTCAATTTTTCTTTAATGATATTCGCGCGTACAAGTTCTACTTGTAAGTCATCGATCAACTGAATGGCAGCCTCAATTTTAAATCCTTGTGAGCCACCGGCAAACTTGCCTTTAGTAGCACGTTCTTTGATTACAACTGCATCAATTTTATAGTCTTCAACTAACTTTTTAAAAGCAAATTGAAATTTACGAATATTTTCAGCATCAGTTCCTTTTTGCAGTGCAATTTTTGGCACGCGCAAATGAGGAATGTCATACAAATTATTTTCTAATGCGACTAAACTAATTACAGCTTCATCGGCTTTGATTTCTACACCACAAACTCTCATGGTTTCTCCTATTAAACTTAATGAACACATTATAATCTAAACTTAGGATTTATATGTAATTAATTTGCTTTACAGTAAACTTGTTGGCAATCTAAATGAAATAAAGTATCTCACAATAATTTTTAAGGTTAATGATGAAAAAGTATTTACTCTCTGCCGCTATTTTTGCAGCTTTATCGGGCTGCTCACCAGCAGAAAAAACACAACAACCAAGTAAGGTTGAACAGCCAACAGAAGTTACTCCTGAAGAATCAGCATCTGCACCACAAGAAAGTGTTCGAGAGAAAAGCAACAATGTAGATCCAAAACTCAATGCCGAATTTGAAACATTTACCCATACATTAATTGAAGAGTTTTGGCAGTACAACCCTGGCTACGCCGTTTATGTGGGTTATTATAAATATGATGATCAATTACCAGTTCCAGACCAAAAGCGCATTGACGAAGAAGTTACTTTTACTAAGGATAGATTGACGACATTAACAGCCTTTGATGTAAACAAACTTAGTGCAAACAATGCCAGCGATTACTATATTTTAAAAAACCAAATGGAATCACAGCTGTTTACCGTTGAAGAATTTAAGTCTCATCAATGGAACCCTGCTAACTATAATGTAGCCGGAGTTTTTGGCGTTATTTTAAACACCGACTACAAAGCGAAAGATGAGCGTTTGCGAGCAATCTTCCGTCGTATGGAAAACATCCCGGCATATTATGAAGCGGCGAAAGCCAACATAACAACGCCAACTATCCCACATACAGAATTGGCAATTCAGCAAAATAAAGGCGCTGCGTCATTATTTACTGACACAATTCATGCCGCCATGATTGAGTCTGGTTTAAGTGACACTGAAAAAGCTGATTTTAATTTCCGTTTAGCTAAAAGCGCTTCGGCAATAAATAAGTACATTAAATGGTGTGAAGAAAAGCTGGAAGAGCTCAAAGCCAACGGCACTGCTAAAGATTTTCGCATTGGCGAAGCATTGTACGATAAGAAGTTTTCTTTAGATATCTACTCAAGTTTAACTGCTAAGCAACTGTTTGATAAAGCAGTTAAAGAAAAAGGCCGAGTACATGGCGAAATGGCAGAAATTGCCGAACAGCTTTGGCCAAAGTATTTTGCCGATACGGCAATGCCTAGCGATAAATTAGTAGCAATAAAGCAAGTCATTGATCATATTTCAGTTAATCATGTTGAACGTGAAAAATTTGTAGATAGCATCCGCGCGCAAATTCCTGAACTTGAAAAATTTGTTATGGATAAAAAGCTGCTAGAGATGGATGCTGACAAACCTTTAGTAGTTCGTGAAACTCCAATATATCAACGTGGGTTTGCTGGGGCATCTATCAACCCTCCTGGACCATATGATGCAAATGCCAATACTTATTATAACGTAACGCCTTTAGATAACTTTAATGCTGAACAAGCCGAAAGCTATTTAAAAGAGTATAACCATTGGTTACTGCAAATTTTAAATATTCATGAAGCAGTTCCAGGTCATTACACCCAGTTAGTACACAGCAATAAATCAAAATCTTTAGTTAAATCTATATTTGGTAACGGTGCTATGGTTGAAGGTTGGGCGGTTTATACTGAGCGCATGATGCTGGAAGAAGGTTATGGTGACTTTGAACCAGAGCTTTGGTTGATGTATTACAAGTGGAATTTACGTACTATCATGAATTCAATCATCGACTATTCAATTCAAGTGAATAATTTAAGCGAAGAAAAAGCCTTGGACATGATGATCAACGAAGCATTCCAACAAGAAGCTGAAGCACAAGGTAAATGGCGCAGAGCAACTCTTTCACAGGTACAGCTTACCAGTTACTTTACCGGTTACTCAGAAATTTATGACTTGCGTGAAGAGCTAAAAGAAAAGCTTGGTGATGATTTTGACTTAGCCGACTTTCATAACCAATTTTTAAGTTATGGCAGCTCGCCAGTACCAATTATTCGTCAAATGATGTTGTCAGAGTAATGACATAAATGATGTTTTAAAGTAGTCATAAGGGTTAACTAAAAAGTTAGCCCTTTTTTTGCAATAAAAGTTAACCATAATTAAATATAAGTAGTAAAATTAACAGCATAGAAGTTATTGGCAACACCTCATTAGGAATAACGTTAGTGAAACCAGATTCGTTTACACAAAAGCGCCACTTTATTATTACTCTTGGCAAACTATTGCATAAGTTTGGCGCTACCGCTTATCGTTTAGAAAATCATTTGAAAAACGTTTCCCGCTTATTAGAAGTACAAGCGTCATTTGTGATCACGCCCACCTCATTAACGTTCGTACTTTTTAATGTTGAAGACCAACAAGAACATAACTTTATAGTTCGAGTGAGCCCAGGAGATATTGATCTAGGCGCATTATCTAGAACCAATGAACTGGTAGACGAACTAGATTCAGGTCAACGCACTTTATCGGAAGCCATTGAGCGCTTGCAGGAAATACCCAATAAACCGTCTCCTTACTCGCCATTTCTTACGTTTTTGGGTTTTGGTGCATCTTCAGGTGCATTTGCCATGTTAATGCATACTTCCTGGAACGATGTATTTTGGTCTACCCTGCTTGGTTTTATCGTTTTTCTATTGGTTATTTGGTCGGAAAAATCGAAAAGTGTTGGTAATATGCTTGAGCCATTATCAAGTATTGTGGCAGCTGTAGGGGCAAGTGCCATTACATTAATTGACCCCACCATAAATGCACCTTTAGTTATCCTGTCGAGTATTATTGTTTTTATCCCGGGCTTATCACTGACCACAGGCCTGAGCGAACTGGCTGAACGTAATTTAATATCGGGAACCGCGAAGATAATGGATGCGTTAATGACCATGTTCAAGCTTTATTTTGGCGCTATTTTAGGTTTAACTTTAGGCAGTTTGTTGTGGGGAACTGTGGATAAAATAGATGTAGAACTTGTGCCTCAATGGACTCAATGGCTAGCGGTATTAATTCTGTCTATGTCTTTGGTGATTATCTTCAGAGCAAGACCTCGTCATGCATTTTGGGGAATTTTATGTGGTTTCATCGCCTATGGCTCTAGTGTTTGGGCAACGAACTATGTTGGAGTTTCTCTTAGTGCATTTGTTGGTGCTTTTGCTGTGGGCGCGTATTCAAACCTTTTTGCTCGATTCTTAAAAGCGCCAGCCACAGTTGTTATGCTCCAGGGTCTAGTTGTATTAGTACCAGGTTCGAAAGTTTATATTGGTTTAAACTCTATGGTAACCGGTAGCCAGATTGTACAGGCTGATCAGTTAGGCTCACAAACGTTCTTAATTTTCATGTCACTCGTCGCCGGGCTCATTTTTGCTAATGTTGCCGTACGCCCACGAAGCTCACTGTAAGCATAAAGATAACTATGTGTATATTATTCATCGCCATTAATCAGCATAAGGATTATCCATTAATCATTGCCGCTAATCGCGATGAATTTCATCAACGACCAACAAAGTCAGCGTATTTTTGGCCTGCACCAGCTGAAATATTAGCCGGTCAAGACTTACAAGCAAATGGGACTTGGCTTGGGCTGAATAAACAAGGCGACTTTTCAGCTTTAACGAATATAAGAAGTGCTTTAATGCTGAATATTGATGCTAAATCTCGCGGAGAATTAGTACAATTGGCACTGCAACAGCCAGAGTTAATTAATCAGCAATGGTTGATTCAAAACAGTCAGCACTACAATCCATTTAACCTCGTTTATACGCAAGATAATAATTTATATTGTTTTAACAGCAGTACGTTAGAACATACGTTATTAACGGATGGCTTTCATGCTATCTGTAATGGTGCAATGGATGATGTGTGGCCGAAAATGGCTAAAGGTGAAATACTACTAGAGCAATTAATAAGTGAACAACAAGAGTTACACAGTGAACATTTGTTTGCCATCATGCAAGATCCCACTCAAGCACCAGATGAATTACTACCAGAAACCGGAGTAGGCTTGGAATGGGAACGAAAACTATCCAGTATATTCATCAAGTCCAGCGAATACGGCACTCGTTCTACTGCTGTAATTTTAAAACACCATAGTGGTAGTATTGATTTTTATGAACAAAGCTATACTAGCAACGCTGAGATATTTAATAAAAAACAATTTGCCCTCGCGCATCAATAAAAACAACATTAATAAAAGTGAAAAGCATGAATAAAATTTGTATTGTTACTGGCGGCTCTTCAGGCATTGGCTTGGCGATTGTAAAAGCCTTTATTAGCAATGATTACACTGTTTATAATTTAGATATTCAGCACTCGACCCTTGGTCACTTTATTCAATGTGATATGAGTAAGGTTGAACAGGTGCAACAAGCCATCGCTCAAATAAACAGTCAAGAAAAGCAGGTAGACGTGTTAATTTCTAACGCCGGTATCCATCGGTCAGCCAGTATTGAAAACACTTCAGAAGAATTGCTAGATGAAGTATTTGCCATTAACGTTAAAGGCGCATTTGCCGCGACTAAAGCTGTTTTATCTTTAATGAAAAAGCAAAATCAAGGCAGTATTATTTATATAGCATCCGACCAAGCACTTGTTGGAAAATCAAATTCCTTTGCCTATAACTTATCAAAACATGCGTTAGCGTCTATGGCAAAAACTACCGCACTTGATTATGCCAAATATAATATCCGCGCTAATGCCATTTGCCCAGGTACTATTGAAACTCCACTTTACCATAAAGCCATTGACAAATACTGTGCTGAAAGTGGCGCAAACAAAATTCAGGTTCATGCTGAAGAAGCAGCATTACAGCCACTAAATCGTCTAGGCCAGCCAGAAGAAGTGGCACAATATGCGTTGTTTCTGGCGAGCGATAAGGCACCATTTATTACCGGTAGCTTACAAGTAATTGATGGCGGTTATACCACTGGCTAGCTTAAAAAATTATGTATAAAATTATTGACCCGCATATTCATTTATTCGACTTAATTAGTGGCGATTACCATTGGCTAGAGCCTAGTAACCCACCTTTTTGGCCGAAAAAGGCATTAATTAATCGTAACTTTAATGAGGTTGATTTAGTACTGAATGAGTCAATGACTCTTGCGGGTTTTGTACACATTGAGGCAGGTTTTGATAACAACAAACCCGAGCGAGAATTAGCCTGGCTCGAGCAACACTGCACCACGCCATTTAAAAGCATTGCTTTTGCCGATATTTGCTCAGCTGATTTTCATCACCACATACAAACGTTACAGCAATATAATTCCTTTATTGGTATCCGTCATATTCTCGATGATCAGGCAGCAATAATTCTTGCTCACCCTAACTTTCTCGCAAACCTTAAACTTCTGGCATCACTAGAGCTTATTTTTGAATTACAATGCGATTGTTCAGATATGGCTGTAGTTGCACAGTTATCAGGTTATCTTTTAGACGTGCCCAACTTGACCATTATCATTAATCATTGTGGTGCAATAGATGACAATACTCTTAATCAAGGATTGAAAAATGGCTTAGCTACTCTTGCTGAGCATGAGCGGTGTTTTATAAAGTGTTCGGGTTGGGAGATGCGCGATAATAATTGGCAACCGGAAATATTAGCACCACTAGTGCATTCAATCATTACTATATTTGGTGAACACCGAGTGATGTTAGCCAGCAATTTTCCCGTGTGTTTATTCAGTATCAGCTACGCCCAAATATGGCAGCAGTATGCACAGCTTTCTGGTTTTGCAGATAAAACCCTTGAAGCCCTGTGTTTTAACAACGCTTCTAGGGTCTATCAGTTATAAAGTAAGCGTGGTTTACTTCACTTCCGCTCGAGGTGAACGCATAACAATCTCATCGTTAAGTTCAATACCAATACCTGGCTCTTCAGACACTTGAAAGAAACCATTAACGGGTTGAGGATCTTGGATACATAATTCACGATTCCACGCTTTAATCGCATAGGTATGATGTTCATGAATTAAAAAGTTTGGTATCGCAGTTTCCAAATGTAATGATGCCGCGGTTGCCACAGGACCACCACAAACATGGGCTTGAATGCGAATATCGTAAACATCAGCGTAATCACAAACTTTTTTCGCTTCGGTAAAACCACCACATAGGCCAACATCTGGCTGGAGCACATCGATGCTTTGATCTTCAAAATATGGACGCACATCCCAGCGGTGATACAAACGTTCACCACCTGCGATAGGGACATTAACATTATCAGATACTTTTTTATGAACCGCTGAGTTTAAATAATTCACCGGCTCTTCATACATCATACAGCCGACTTCTTCGACTATTTTTCCCATTTGAATTGCTGACGCAGCCCCCATTAATGAATGCGATTCAAAAATAATATCGACATCATCACCAACAGCGTTACGGATAGCTCTAAGGCGATTGCCAAATAAACGCATTTGTGGGTTAGTAAATAACTTAGTGCGATCAAATGCCGAACTACCATCGTGGTTATAAACGATTGGATCGACTTTTACCGCATCATAGCCCTCGCTTACCGCTTTTAAGGCAGCTTCAGCGTACTCTTCTGGTTGGATAAGTTTTTTACACTCTTTATCCCAATCAAACTGTAATTGGCTCGCGTAAGTGCGCAATTTATCATTTACCTTACCACCTAACAGTTGGTAAACCGGTACACCTAATGCCTTGCCTTTAATATCCCAAAGCGCGGTATCTATTGCACTCATTGCCGAATAAAGTACAGGGCCGCCACCAAGTCCCCAAAAACTTTCTCTCAGCATACGCGACCATAAAAGCTCTGTTTGAAACGGGTTGAAGCCTATTAATACGGCTTCGGCAATTTCTTTTATCATCGCTGCGGCTGCACTATGGCCCCAATCGTAGGCTAACCCTGCTTCACCAACGCCAGAGATACCTTCATCAGTATGAATGCGAATAAACACAGGGTTCCAAGGTGGTCTTTCAGGGCATTCGATATCAAAAATTTCTACACGGGTGATTTTCATGGATTCTCCAAAGAGGGTTATTTTATTAAACTGTAATTATATAAAGTTAATATTCGGTAATTATAGAAGGAACTAGATACGAGCAACGAGAAACTAACAACGCCATTTCCTGAACTTGTTTCATGAAGTCGGTTAATGAGCTAAGCTGCTCTTCGTTTCTAGTTTCTATTAATCTCGTTCCTTGTTCTTACTTAGCAAAACCAGGGTCAAGTCGATACGCTTTACGCATCATTGCTGGCCATGATTTTTGCCCACCAGTTGAACCGGTATGCACGACATTTGCTTGTGCAATAATATTATCAACAATAGGTTGCTCAACCATGATTAGCTCTTCACCACTTGCTTGCAACATCAATTGAATTTCACAGGCACGGTTTAAATCGTACATACGCATAAATGCATCACCAATAGTAGCACCAAGCGTTAAACCGCCATGGTTTCTCAATAATAAGTGATTATTTGTGCCCAAGTTTTGCTGCAAACGTCGTTTCTCTTCTGGGTTTACTGCCAAGCCTTCATAGTCGTGATAACTCATCGATGCCATTGAAAACATGGAGTATTGACTTAAAGGAAGTAAACCCTGCTTTTGTGATGCTACCGCAATGGTTGAGTTGGTATGTAAATGCATTACACACCCTGCATCATGGCGTACTTCATGAA comes from the Thalassotalea nanhaiensis genome and includes:
- a CDS encoding DUF885 domain-containing protein — translated: MKKSLLALTLITAITGCTTATDETKKNTTEVVASEQQESAKLATLFDNYFNASIALSPISGTYVGLNEYNNKFSVPISAESLKNELEHEQTYLKQIEAIDKSKLEGQDLLSYEIFLRDRKLAIKSSEFNSHFMPLNQMYGIHNSFATLGSGKSAQPFNTVKDYQNFVERSHGFALYMDSVTASMREGVKNGYVLPKAIIEKILPQLSVHIVKEAKDSVFYGPVTMLAKNEQISSADKTKITAQYETLILETLSPVYAKFHDFILNEYLPHGRATVGLSELPNGKAWYEYQIEKNTTLPLSAEEIHKFGQQEVARILAEMKQVKQQVGFTGDLKAFFKFLQEDPQFYWQNEAEVVKAYTDVKNDINSRLPALFEVFPRADYEVRAVEAFRAASSAGASYQSPAPDGSRPGIFYINTHNLKAQPKFILETLSIHEASPGHHFQISIQQEVQSLPMFRKFGGYTVFAEGWALYAESLGKEMGMFTDPYQWYGRLSDEQLRAMRLVVDTGLHAFGWTREQAIQFMVDNSSLALSDITAEVERYISIPGQALAYKTGQRAIREMRTNAEKQLGDKFDIKKFHTQVLTDGALPMPILARKIQSWVDSQL
- a CDS encoding SDR family NAD(P)-dependent oxidoreductase yields the protein MNKICIVTGGSSGIGLAIVKAFISNDYTVYNLDIQHSTLGHFIQCDMSKVEQVQQAIAQINSQEKQVDVLISNAGIHRSASIENTSEELLDEVFAINVKGAFAATKAVLSLMKKQNQGSIIYIASDQALVGKSNSFAYNLSKHALASMAKTTALDYAKYNIRANAICPGTIETPLYHKAIDKYCAESGANKIQVHAEEAALQPLNRLGQPEEVAQYALFLASDKAPFITGSLQVIDGGYTTG
- a CDS encoding amidohydrolase family protein — its product is MYKIIDPHIHLFDLISGDYHWLEPSNPPFWPKKALINRNFNEVDLVLNESMTLAGFVHIEAGFDNNKPERELAWLEQHCTTPFKSIAFADICSADFHHHIQTLQQYNSFIGIRHILDDQAAIILAHPNFLANLKLLASLELIFELQCDCSDMAVVAQLSGYLLDVPNLTIIINHCGAIDDNTLNQGLKNGLATLAEHERCFIKCSGWEMRDNNWQPEILAPLVHSIITIFGEHRVMLASNFPVCLFSISYAQIWQQYAQLSGFADKTLEALCFNNASRVYQL
- a CDS encoding DUF3010 family protein; this translates as MRVCGVEIKADEAVISLVALENNLYDIPHLRVPKIALQKGTDAENIRKFQFAFKKLVEDYKIDAVVIKERATKGKFAGGSQGFKIEAAIQLIDDLQVELVRANIIKEKLNKAQVSIDFRDTGLKQFQQNAFEAAFTFFNP
- a CDS encoding class II aldolase/adducin family protein, giving the protein MFDLPERDLKHHVSENEWRTRLDLAACYRLVAHFGWDDLIYTHISAQIPNTEHYLINAFGVAFDEVTASNLVKIDINGNILDGGEFDINPAGFTIHSAIHEVRHDAGCVMHLHTNSTIAVASQKQGLLPLSQYSMFSMASMSYHDYEGLAVNPEEKRRLQQNLGTNNHLLLRNHGGLTLGATIGDAFMRMYDLNRACEIQLMLQASGEELIMVEQPIVDNIIAQANVVHTGSTGGQKSWPAMMRKAYRLDPGFAK
- a CDS encoding NRDE family protein encodes the protein MCILFIAINQHKDYPLIIAANRDEFHQRPTKSAYFWPAPAEILAGQDLQANGTWLGLNKQGDFSALTNIRSALMLNIDAKSRGELVQLALQQPELINQQWLIQNSQHYNPFNLVYTQDNNLYCFNSSTLEHTLLTDGFHAICNGAMDDVWPKMAKGEILLEQLISEQQELHSEHLFAIMQDPTQAPDELLPETGVGLEWERKLSSIFIKSSEYGTRSTAVILKHHSGSIDFYEQSYTSNAEIFNKKQFALAHQ
- a CDS encoding mandelate racemase/muconate lactonizing enzyme family protein, coding for MKITRVEIFDIECPERPPWNPVFIRIHTDEGISGVGEAGLAYDWGHSAAAAMIKEIAEAVLIGFNPFQTELLWSRMLRESFWGLGGGPVLYSAMSAIDTALWDIKGKALGVPVYQLLGGKVNDKLRTYASQLQFDWDKECKKLIQPEEYAEAALKAVSEGYDAVKVDPIVYNHDGSSAFDRTKLFTNPQMRLFGNRLRAIRNAVGDDVDIIFESHSLMGAASAIQMGKIVEEVGCMMYEEPVNYLNSAVHKKVSDNVNVPIAGGERLYHRWDVRPYFEDQSIDVLQPDVGLCGGFTEAKKVCDYADVYDIRIQAHVCGGPVATAASLHLETAIPNFLIHEHHTYAIKAWNRELCIQDPQPVNGFFQVSEEPGIGIELNDEIVMRSPRAEVK
- a CDS encoding threonine/serine exporter family protein — encoded protein: MKPDSFTQKRHFIITLGKLLHKFGATAYRLENHLKNVSRLLEVQASFVITPTSLTFVLFNVEDQQEHNFIVRVSPGDIDLGALSRTNELVDELDSGQRTLSEAIERLQEIPNKPSPYSPFLTFLGFGASSGAFAMLMHTSWNDVFWSTLLGFIVFLLVIWSEKSKSVGNMLEPLSSIVAAVGASAITLIDPTINAPLVILSSIIVFIPGLSLTTGLSELAERNLISGTAKIMDALMTMFKLYFGAILGLTLGSLLWGTVDKIDVELVPQWTQWLAVLILSMSLVIIFRARPRHAFWGILCGFIAYGSSVWATNYVGVSLSAFVGAFAVGAYSNLFARFLKAPATVVMLQGLVVLVPGSKVYIGLNSMVTGSQIVQADQLGSQTFLIFMSLVAGLIFANVAVRPRSSL
- a CDS encoding DUF885 domain-containing protein; this encodes MKKYLLSAAIFAALSGCSPAEKTQQPSKVEQPTEVTPEESASAPQESVREKSNNVDPKLNAEFETFTHTLIEEFWQYNPGYAVYVGYYKYDDQLPVPDQKRIDEEVTFTKDRLTTLTAFDVNKLSANNASDYYILKNQMESQLFTVEEFKSHQWNPANYNVAGVFGVILNTDYKAKDERLRAIFRRMENIPAYYEAAKANITTPTIPHTELAIQQNKGAASLFTDTIHAAMIESGLSDTEKADFNFRLAKSASAINKYIKWCEEKLEELKANGTAKDFRIGEALYDKKFSLDIYSSLTAKQLFDKAVKEKGRVHGEMAEIAEQLWPKYFADTAMPSDKLVAIKQVIDHISVNHVEREKFVDSIRAQIPELEKFVMDKKLLEMDADKPLVVRETPIYQRGFAGASINPPGPYDANANTYYNVTPLDNFNAEQAESYLKEYNHWLLQILNIHEAVPGHYTQLVHSNKSKSLVKSIFGNGAMVEGWAVYTERMMLEEGYGDFEPELWLMYYKWNLRTIMNSIIDYSIQVNNLSEEKALDMMINEAFQQEAEAQGKWRRATLSQVQLTSYFTGYSEIYDLREELKEKLGDDFDLADFHNQFLSYGSSPVPIIRQMMLSE